A window of the Synechococcus sp. JA-3-3Ab genome harbors these coding sequences:
- a CDS encoding fasciclin domain-containing protein, which translates to MIRNLFALSLAVASATTLVAAPAVIAGSHGATSESVKTAAPASKTIVDVAAEAGSFTTLIQALEAADLVKVLSGEGPFTVFAPTDEAFAALPQGTLEELLQPENREKLTRILTYHVVPGKVLSSDLKEGEVTTVEGSSVKISLSDGVKVNDAKVTQADIEASNGVIHVIDKVILPPQS; encoded by the coding sequence ATGATTCGCAATCTCTTCGCTCTCTCCTTGGCTGTTGCCTCGGCCACCACGTTGGTTGCAGCCCCTGCGGTCATTGCCGGCAGCCACGGCGCGACTTCTGAAAGCGTGAAAACCGCTGCCCCTGCCAGCAAAACCATAGTAGATGTTGCTGCCGAGGCCGGCTCTTTCACCACCTTGATCCAAGCCTTGGAAGCTGCCGACTTGGTGAAGGTGCTCTCCGGGGAAGGCCCCTTCACCGTTTTCGCTCCCACCGATGAAGCTTTTGCGGCGCTGCCGCAAGGCACTCTAGAGGAGCTGCTGCAGCCGGAAAACCGCGAGAAATTGACCCGGATTCTCACCTACCATGTGGTGCCCGGCAAAGTCCTCTCCAGCGATCTAAAGGAAGGTGAAGTGACGACGGTCGAAGGATCTTCTGTGAAGATCTCCTTGAGCGACGGAGTCAAGGTCAACGATGCCAAAGTGACGCAAGCAGACATTGAGGCCTCTAACGGCGTCATCCACGTCATCGACAAGGTGATCCTGCCCCCGCAAAGCTAA
- the murF gene encoding UDP-N-acetylmuramoyl-tripeptide--D-alanyl-D-alanine ligase has translation MLTLQTVADLLQAPLQGDPHLLGLPVQALCTDSRRLQPGSVFVALRGERFDGHDFIPQALSKGAVAVISQRPVEGPHFQVPDTLTAYQRIARAWREQFSIPVVAITGSAGKTTTKEMLAAALSRYGSVLKSEANHNNDIGVAQTLLRLQPEHQFAVLEMAMRGPGEIRRLAQMARPTHALITHIGTAHIGRLGSREAIAAAKCELLQELGQGIAVLNGEDPLLLATAASLWSGKTLTYGLAQGDLRGEWDPQAQTVTVEGLTLPVPLPGRHHALNWMGVLAAVRSLGLNWERLQEPLDLPLPLEGRNRHLKLAGDVEIWDETYNASPEAMIAALHLLAQTAGKRRWAILGPMRELGEHAPQLYAEVGRAAASLRLERVWLLDPDGEMQPLVDEKPAAEVERFEEASALVEGLQQQVRAGDRLLFKAARAVELERVLHRFLQAWQG, from the coding sequence ATGCTGACCTTGCAAACTGTGGCCGACCTGCTGCAAGCCCCTTTGCAGGGAGATCCCCACCTCTTGGGGTTGCCGGTTCAGGCCCTCTGCACCGACAGCCGCCGGTTGCAGCCAGGATCCGTTTTTGTGGCGCTGCGGGGAGAACGCTTCGACGGGCACGATTTTATTCCGCAAGCCCTGAGCAAGGGGGCCGTTGCTGTCATCAGCCAGCGGCCGGTGGAGGGTCCCCACTTCCAGGTTCCCGATACCTTGACTGCCTATCAGCGCATTGCCAGAGCCTGGCGGGAGCAATTTTCCATCCCGGTAGTGGCCATCACCGGCTCAGCAGGCAAAACCACCACCAAGGAAATGCTGGCGGCTGCTCTTTCGCGCTACGGCAGCGTTCTCAAAAGCGAGGCCAACCACAACAACGACATTGGGGTGGCGCAAACGCTGCTGCGGCTACAACCAGAACACCAGTTTGCCGTTCTGGAGATGGCCATGCGCGGCCCTGGTGAGATTCGCCGCCTTGCACAGATGGCTCGCCCCACCCATGCCTTGATTACCCACATCGGCACCGCCCACATCGGCAGGCTGGGATCCCGCGAGGCCATTGCTGCTGCCAAGTGTGAGCTGCTGCAGGAGTTGGGGCAGGGGATAGCTGTGCTCAATGGTGAGGATCCCTTGCTGTTGGCCACTGCCGCCAGCCTGTGGTCGGGAAAAACCCTCACCTATGGCCTCGCCCAAGGGGACTTGCGAGGAGAATGGGATCCCCAAGCCCAAACCGTAACCGTGGAGGGCTTGACCTTGCCGGTGCCCCTGCCAGGAAGGCATCACGCCCTTAACTGGATGGGGGTGCTGGCGGCTGTGCGCAGCTTGGGTCTGAATTGGGAGCGCCTGCAAGAGCCCCTTGACCTACCGCTGCCTCTGGAGGGGCGCAATCGCCATCTCAAGCTGGCTGGGGACGTGGAGATTTGGGATGAGACCTACAACGCCTCGCCGGAAGCGATGATCGCGGCTTTGCACCTGCTGGCTCAGACTGCGGGAAAACGGCGCTGGGCCATCCTCGGCCCAATGCGGGAACTGGGAGAGCATGCCCCACAGCTCTACGCAGAGGTGGGTCGGGCGGCTGCCTCCTTGAGACTGGAGCGGGTCTGGCTTTTGGATCCCGACGGGGAGATGCAGCCACTGGTTGACGAAAAGCCAGCCGCCGAGGTTGAACGCTTTGAGGAAGCTTCTGCCTTAGTGGAGGGTTTGCAGCAGCAGGTGCGGGCAGGGGATCGACTGCTGTTTAAGGCGGCGCGAGCCGTCGAGCTGGAGCGGGTGCTGCACCGCTTTTTGCAGGCTTGGCAGGGATAA
- a CDS encoding VOC family protein, with the protein MTASPKPAYQHLHTALWVSDLARAEHFYGTVLGIPKAERFPFDFPGAWYQVGSSQIHLIVTEEPLDQGQQASRGSRAKWGRLPHVALGVEDLEAVKARLLQAGYEVQPSASGRAAVFVRDPDGNVIELSAIGATEP; encoded by the coding sequence ATGACCGCCTCCCCAAAGCCCGCCTACCAGCACCTGCACACCGCCCTTTGGGTCAGCGATCTGGCCAGGGCCGAGCATTTCTACGGCACGGTGCTCGGGATCCCCAAGGCAGAACGGTTTCCCTTTGACTTTCCCGGCGCCTGGTACCAGGTGGGGTCTTCGCAGATTCACTTGATCGTCACTGAGGAGCCGCTTGACCAGGGGCAGCAAGCCAGTCGTGGCAGCAGGGCGAAGTGGGGGCGCCTTCCCCACGTGGCGCTGGGAGTGGAAGATCTGGAGGCGGTGAAAGCCCGCCTGCTGCAGGCAGGCTATGAGGTGCAGCCCAGCGCTTCCGGGCGGGCGGCTGTGTTTGTCCGCGATCCGGATGGGAATGTAATCGAGCTAAGCGCCATTGGCGCAACTGAGCCATGA
- the menD gene encoding 2-succinyl-5-enolpyruvyl-6-hydroxy-3-cyclohexene-1-carboxylic-acid synthase, with the protein MTGANSLQRLDWRNLNTLWGSILAETLSRLGCRVAVVCPGSRSAPLTYALAQHPEIEAIPAVDERSAAFFALGLAQQTRQPIPLVCTSGSAGAHFFPALIEAAESGWPLLVLTADRPPELRHCRAGQTIDQVKLYGHYPNWQAELALPSADLEALAYLRQMIIHAWERALYPFPGPVHLNVPLRDPLAPVADGSTAPLVHLQEDPEFEKTFFRGVISPSGLVTPAGGSAFASTASFWREWCGCERGVILAGPAQPADPQRYAEAVARLALALGWPVLAEGLSPLRNYASLNPYLITTYDFLLQGEQPPLWPEQVIQLGSLPTSKALRQTLAQARPRTWLLDPRAQNADPLHNPTTHLPFVVEEVAAGIPAGKAKATAFLQTWLRAEAKARAELDRLLADLPEWFEGKLAWWLAHHLPPETPLFIANSTPVRDVEWFWPPNDRRIRPYFNRGTNGIDGILSTAFGVAYRHRPTVLLTGDLAFLHDCGGLRLAQCLQGSLTILLINNQGGGIFELLPIAEAGPPFEPYFATPQAVDFALLCQAHGIPHRRIETWEELAQALDPLPAQGVRVLEILTDRRADARRRQEWFRRWSELPSTL; encoded by the coding sequence GTGACTGGCGCAAACTCCCTTCAACGGCTGGACTGGCGCAACCTCAACACCCTCTGGGGATCCATTTTGGCCGAGACCTTGAGCCGGCTGGGTTGTCGGGTGGCCGTGGTCTGTCCAGGATCCCGTTCTGCCCCCCTCACCTATGCCCTAGCCCAGCACCCTGAGATCGAGGCCATTCCAGCGGTGGACGAGCGGTCGGCGGCCTTTTTTGCCCTCGGCTTGGCCCAGCAAACTCGGCAGCCCATCCCTCTGGTGTGTACTTCCGGCAGCGCCGGCGCCCATTTTTTCCCTGCTCTCATCGAGGCGGCAGAAAGTGGTTGGCCCCTTTTGGTGTTGACGGCGGATCGGCCGCCGGAGCTGCGCCACTGCCGCGCCGGGCAGACCATCGACCAGGTGAAGCTCTACGGCCACTACCCCAACTGGCAGGCGGAGCTGGCCCTGCCCAGCGCCGACCTGGAAGCTCTGGCCTACCTGCGCCAAATGATCATCCACGCCTGGGAGCGTGCTCTCTACCCTTTCCCGGGTCCGGTGCATCTCAACGTGCCTTTGCGGGATCCCCTAGCTCCCGTTGCCGATGGCAGCACGGCGCCGCTGGTTCATTTGCAGGAAGATCCGGAGTTTGAGAAGACCTTTTTCCGCGGGGTTATCTCCCCATCTGGCCTGGTCACCCCGGCTGGCGGTTCTGCATTCGCGTCAACAGCTTCCTTTTGGCGGGAGTGGTGTGGCTGTGAGCGGGGGGTGATCTTGGCAGGGCCGGCCCAACCGGCAGACCCCCAGCGTTATGCAGAGGCGGTGGCCCGCTTGGCGCTGGCCCTGGGCTGGCCGGTGTTGGCGGAGGGACTCTCCCCTTTGCGCAACTACGCTTCCCTCAACCCCTACCTCATCACCACCTACGATTTTCTCCTCCAGGGAGAGCAACCTCCTCTTTGGCCAGAGCAAGTGATCCAACTGGGATCCTTGCCCACCAGCAAGGCGCTGCGGCAAACCCTAGCCCAAGCCCGACCCCGCACCTGGCTGCTCGATCCCCGGGCCCAGAACGCCGATCCCCTCCACAACCCCACCACCCACTTGCCCTTTGTCGTGGAGGAGGTGGCGGCAGGGATCCCGGCAGGCAAGGCCAAAGCAACCGCTTTTCTACAAACCTGGCTGCGGGCGGAAGCCAAAGCTCGGGCTGAGCTGGATCGGCTGCTGGCTGACCTGCCGGAGTGGTTTGAGGGCAAGCTTGCCTGGTGGCTGGCCCACCACCTGCCGCCGGAGACGCCGCTATTTATTGCCAACAGCACGCCGGTGCGGGATGTGGAGTGGTTTTGGCCGCCCAACGATCGCCGCATCCGGCCCTACTTCAACCGCGGCACCAACGGCATCGACGGCATCCTCTCGACTGCCTTTGGGGTGGCCTACCGCCATCGGCCAACAGTGCTGCTGACTGGGGATCTGGCCTTTCTGCACGACTGCGGCGGCCTGCGTCTTGCCCAATGCCTCCAGGGATCCCTGACCATTCTTCTCATCAACAACCAGGGGGGCGGCATCTTCGAGCTGCTGCCCATTGCCGAGGCGGGCCCACCCTTTGAGCCCTACTTTGCGACTCCCCAGGCGGTGGATTTTGCCCTCCTCTGCCAGGCCCATGGCATCCCCCACCGGCGGATAGAGACCTGGGAAGAGCTGGCCCAGGCTTTGGATCCCTTGCCCGCCCAAGGGGTGCGGGTGTTGGAGATCCTTACGGATCGGCGGGCGGACGCGCGGCGACGGCAGGAGTGGTTCCGGCGCTGGTCTGAGCTGCCATCCACGCTGTAA
- a CDS encoding DUF3134 family protein — MYHNPSLREEPRDQPPVVLPLPGSISILDWLRQEGRLIEQPLEVPEAVLEEDIDDIDDLIGDDYDEDFEAEEE, encoded by the coding sequence ATGTACCACAACCCTTCTCTGCGGGAAGAACCTCGCGATCAGCCTCCAGTAGTGCTGCCCCTGCCCGGTAGCATTTCTATCCTCGACTGGTTGCGCCAGGAAGGCCGGCTGATCGAGCAGCCTCTTGAAGTCCCTGAAGCTGTTTTGGAAGAAGACATCGACGACATCGACGATTTGATCGGGGACGACTACGACGAAGACTTCGAGGCGGAAGAAGAGTAG
- a CDS encoding FAD-dependent oxidoreductase, with translation MKTAGKGIPAARQQLRRKQALGLGILSLLGFVAGMGFAALSQPEGGSPVAAPEPEVPRFTAHGWPLLDPLPQPDEIWECELVVVGGSLGGVAAAGQAMRGGVQTCLIELTPWLGGQITSQGVSAIDESLPMRQRGNFSRHWLEFKALIESQPVHLPAWTGIPPGTRVSEINSCWVGGLCFPPQAGLQAVETWLQQAARSAPHSRWATQTAFKGATFSADGSRLESIYAVQRQPRDPDFVPPGRLWRELVSWYSWQETEVFAKRVLRLQAPPGRPLFVIDATDTGELVGWAGIPYRLGSEGRDLTGEPNAAPASNPECTQAFTFPFVLAIHDDGGRSRAELAQLQPGYSRAEHRRQFDLEGFPTFSGQSFFNYRRIVSKGRTDPFYGTPLPGDLSLVNWNRGNDWGIMNPPLILTEERLLASGQRHNWLGGLDVSAIKDGENHALLFAEWLMETQSRAGYPLSLLFGEESLLGTRSGLSLYPYIREGRRILGRAAYGQAEFLMLEQDIRVGASGGRDFSPTAVGITHYAIDMHGCRYRNWEPSLSASSAPVNEFSVRPIVIPLEALIPQKVDNLLIGGKGIAASHIVNAATRTHYGEWTIGSAAGLTVAWLRSQDPGLTPAQIVPQGKMADLQRYLVAYGQRLHW, from the coding sequence GTGAAGACGGCCGGTAAGGGGATCCCAGCGGCGCGGCAGCAACTCAGGCGCAAACAAGCTCTGGGGCTGGGGATCCTGTCGCTGCTGGGCTTTGTGGCGGGGATGGGGTTTGCCGCCCTCTCCCAGCCGGAAGGGGGATCGCCCGTCGCCGCTCCAGAGCCGGAGGTGCCCCGTTTTACGGCCCACGGCTGGCCGCTGCTGGATCCCCTGCCCCAGCCGGACGAGATCTGGGAGTGCGAGCTGGTGGTGGTGGGCGGATCCCTGGGGGGCGTGGCGGCGGCAGGCCAGGCCATGCGGGGGGGCGTGCAAACCTGTCTCATCGAGCTCACCCCTTGGCTGGGGGGCCAGATCACCTCCCAGGGGGTATCAGCCATCGACGAGTCGCTCCCCATGCGGCAGCGGGGCAATTTTTCCCGCCACTGGCTGGAGTTTAAGGCCCTCATCGAAAGCCAGCCGGTGCATCTGCCCGCCTGGACAGGGATCCCGCCGGGAACCCGTGTCTCCGAAATCAACAGTTGCTGGGTAGGGGGGCTGTGTTTTCCGCCCCAGGCTGGTTTGCAGGCGGTGGAAACCTGGCTGCAACAGGCCGCCCGCAGCGCCCCCCACAGTCGCTGGGCCACCCAGACCGCTTTTAAGGGGGCCACCTTCAGCGCCGACGGCTCCCGCCTCGAGAGCATCTACGCGGTGCAGCGGCAGCCGCGGGATCCCGATTTTGTGCCGCCGGGGCGGCTGTGGCGGGAATTGGTGAGCTGGTATAGCTGGCAGGAGACGGAAGTCTTTGCCAAGCGGGTGCTGCGGCTGCAGGCGCCGCCGGGCCGCCCCTTGTTCGTGATCGACGCCACCGACACCGGCGAGCTGGTGGGCTGGGCCGGGATCCCCTACCGGCTGGGCTCAGAAGGGCGAGATCTAACCGGGGAGCCCAACGCCGCCCCGGCCAGCAACCCGGAGTGCACCCAGGCTTTCACTTTTCCCTTCGTGCTGGCCATCCACGACGACGGCGGGCGCTCCCGCGCCGAGCTGGCCCAGTTGCAGCCGGGCTACTCCCGCGCCGAGCACCGCCGCCAGTTCGACCTGGAGGGGTTTCCCACCTTCAGCGGCCAGAGCTTTTTCAACTACCGCCGCATCGTCAGCAAAGGCCGCACGGATCCCTTTTACGGCACCCCGCTTCCCGGCGATCTCAGCCTGGTGAACTGGAACCGCGGCAACGACTGGGGGATCATGAACCCACCCCTAATCCTAACGGAAGAGCGGCTGCTGGCCTCAGGGCAGCGCCACAACTGGCTGGGGGGGCTGGATGTCTCGGCCATCAAAGATGGGGAGAACCACGCCCTGCTGTTTGCCGAATGGCTGATGGAAACCCAGTCCCGCGCCGGCTATCCCCTCTCCTTGCTGTTTGGCGAAGAGTCTTTGCTGGGCACCCGCTCCGGCCTCAGCCTCTACCCCTACATCCGGGAGGGGCGGCGTATCCTGGGGCGGGCTGCCTACGGCCAGGCGGAATTCCTGATGCTGGAGCAGGATATTCGCGTCGGCGCCAGCGGGGGACGGGACTTTAGCCCCACAGCAGTTGGGATCACCCACTACGCCATCGACATGCACGGCTGTCGCTACCGCAACTGGGAGCCTTCCCTGTCGGCCAGCTCGGCGCCGGTCAACGAGTTTTCCGTCCGCCCCATCGTCATCCCCCTAGAGGCCCTGATCCCCCAGAAGGTGGATAACCTGCTCATCGGCGGCAAGGGGATCGCCGCCAGCCACATTGTCAACGCCGCCACCCGCACCCATTACGGCGAGTGGACCATTGGCTCGGCAGCGGGGCTGACCGTGGCTTGGCTCCGCAGCCAGGATCCCGGCTTGACCCCAGCCCAGATCGTGCCCCAGGGCAAAATGGCCGATTTGCAGCGCTACCTGGTTGCCTACGGCCAGCGACTGCACTGGTAG
- the miaA gene encoding tRNA (adenosine(37)-N6)-dimethylallyltransferase MiaA — protein MDQNRSPNGRDCREPPSPSSTARPGLVVIAGPTATGKSRQALLLAQRLGSPLLNADSRQVYREFDIGTAKPTPAERALWPHELIDFVDPRHTYTVAEFQQAAQARIAAAHRQGQTPILVGGTGLYIQSITAGLGIPAVPPQPQLRAQLETWPPEIRYAWLQQLDPVAAGQIHPHDEVRTLRALEIIYTTGKPASYLRQAHPPDYPILLLGLHCPMPRLEQRIARRTAEMLAAGWIEEVKTLRQRYGPDLPLLQTLGYAEIGAYLEGRIPAAELQPLIVRRTRQFAKRQMTWFRAMPGIQWLDCEAEDLPEQIWKRVTAWMAAQTSAGTTPAVAARPPADP, from the coding sequence ATGGATCAAAACCGGTCTCCAAATGGGCGCGACTGTCGAGAACCTCCCTCCCCCTCCTCGACTGCAAGGCCGGGGCTTGTCGTCATCGCTGGCCCCACGGCCACCGGCAAGTCGCGCCAGGCGCTGCTGTTGGCCCAGCGGCTGGGATCCCCCCTGTTGAACGCCGACTCTCGTCAGGTGTACCGGGAGTTCGACATCGGCACTGCCAAGCCCACTCCCGCCGAGCGGGCCCTCTGGCCCCACGAGTTGATTGACTTTGTGGATCCCCGCCACACCTATACAGTGGCCGAGTTTCAGCAGGCGGCCCAGGCGCGCATTGCCGCAGCCCATCGGCAGGGACAGACTCCTATTCTGGTGGGGGGCACAGGGCTCTACATTCAGTCGATCACGGCAGGCTTAGGGATCCCGGCAGTTCCCCCCCAGCCTCAGTTGCGCGCTCAACTGGAGACGTGGCCGCCCGAGATCCGCTACGCCTGGCTGCAGCAGTTGGATCCTGTGGCAGCGGGGCAGATTCACCCTCATGATGAAGTGCGCACCCTGCGGGCTTTGGAGATCATCTACACCACTGGGAAGCCGGCTTCCTACCTGCGGCAGGCCCATCCTCCTGACTACCCCATTTTGCTCTTGGGGTTGCACTGCCCAATGCCCCGTCTGGAACAACGCATTGCCCGGCGCACAGCAGAAATGCTGGCGGCAGGCTGGATTGAGGAGGTAAAAACGCTGCGGCAGCGCTACGGCCCAGACCTGCCCCTCTTGCAGACCTTGGGCTATGCGGAGATCGGCGCTTACCTGGAAGGGCGGATCCCGGCAGCCGAGCTGCAGCCTCTGATTGTGCGGCGCACCCGCCAGTTTGCCAAGCGGCAGATGACCTGGTTTCGGGCCATGCCAGGGATCCAGTGGCTGGACTGCGAGGCCGAGGATCTGCCCGAACAGATCTGGAAGCGGGTTACAGCGTGGATGGCAGCTCAGACCAGCGCCGGAACCACTCCTGCCGTCGCCGCGCGTCCGCCCGCCGATCCGTAA
- the secD gene encoding protein translocase subunit SecD, producing the protein MARSPALWLSRLAVLRGLIFILAVVVALVYLGFSREVRLGLDLKGGTQLTLQALPTEEVPEITSEVMQGVEAVIQQRIDGLGVAEPLVQISGQDRLFVQLPGVADPDRAIALLGDTARLEFRKGLVPVSALPRNERGEITAGEDPDALFERVGLTGDLLRNAYPQAPRRGSQTWEVLLEFKPAGAEKFTQLTRELAGTGRPIGIFLDDVLISAPIVGPEFARTGITGGTAVITGNFTVETATDLAVKLKAGALPVPIRVIENRTVGATLGEESVRRSLYAGIAGLVLVFVFMVAYYRLPGLVADIALLIYALCTFALFQLLGVTMTLPGIAGFILSIGMAVDANVLIFERIKEELRAGKSIYKSISEGFNRAFSSILDSNVTTLLVCGVLFWLGMGLVKGFAVTLAIGILVSFFTAITCTRTLLLAAMGIPALRKPEFYGVRMEAAQS; encoded by the coding sequence ATGGCCAGATCTCCAGCTTTGTGGCTCAGTCGCCTCGCTGTTCTGCGAGGGCTGATCTTTATCTTGGCGGTGGTGGTTGCTCTCGTCTACTTGGGCTTCAGCCGCGAAGTTCGTCTTGGCCTTGACCTCAAAGGGGGGACGCAGCTCACCCTGCAGGCTTTGCCCACGGAAGAGGTGCCTGAGATTACCTCTGAGGTGATGCAGGGGGTAGAGGCGGTGATCCAGCAGCGGATCGACGGCCTGGGGGTGGCCGAGCCTCTGGTGCAGATCAGCGGCCAAGATCGCCTGTTCGTGCAGCTGCCGGGGGTGGCAGATCCCGATCGGGCCATTGCTCTTTTGGGCGATACGGCCCGGTTGGAGTTTCGCAAGGGCCTGGTGCCGGTCAGTGCCCTGCCCCGCAACGAGCGGGGAGAGATAACGGCGGGGGAGGATCCCGACGCCCTGTTTGAACGGGTCGGCCTCACCGGCGATCTGCTGCGCAACGCCTATCCCCAAGCCCCCCGCCGCGGATCCCAGACTTGGGAAGTGTTGCTGGAGTTTAAGCCGGCAGGGGCAGAGAAGTTTACTCAGCTCACCCGCGAGTTGGCCGGAACAGGGCGCCCGATTGGCATTTTTCTGGACGACGTGCTGATCAGCGCGCCAATTGTGGGGCCGGAGTTTGCCCGCACCGGCATTACCGGCGGGACGGCGGTGATCACGGGCAATTTCACAGTGGAAACCGCCACCGATCTGGCGGTGAAGCTCAAGGCGGGGGCGCTTCCCGTTCCCATTCGCGTCATTGAAAACCGCACCGTCGGGGCCACGTTGGGGGAAGAGAGCGTGCGCCGCAGCCTCTATGCTGGCATTGCCGGCCTGGTGCTGGTTTTCGTCTTCATGGTGGCCTACTACCGCCTGCCGGGGCTTGTTGCCGATATCGCCCTCCTCATCTACGCCCTCTGTACGTTTGCTCTGTTCCAACTGCTGGGGGTGACCATGACCCTGCCCGGGATCGCCGGCTTCATCCTCAGCATCGGCATGGCGGTGGATGCCAATGTGCTGATTTTCGAGCGCATCAAAGAGGAGCTGCGGGCCGGCAAGTCCATCTACAAGTCCATCTCGGAAGGGTTTAACCGCGCCTTCAGCAGCATCCTCGACAGCAATGTCACCACCCTTTTGGTCTGTGGCGTACTTTTCTGGCTGGGGATGGGGCTGGTGAAAGGCTTTGCGGTAACCCTGGCCATTGGCATTTTGGTGAGCTTTTTCACGGCCATCACCTGCACCCGCACGCTGCTTTTGGCGGCAATGGGGATCCCCGCCCTGCGCAAACCTGAGTTTTACGGCGTTCGCATGGAGGCGGCTCAATCATGA
- the rpe gene encoding ribulose-phosphate 3-epimerase translates to MTQPSAASGQKPIVVAPSILSADFSRLGEEVRAVDEAGADWIHVDVMDGRFVPNITIGPLVVEALRPVTAKPLDVHLMIVEPEKYVADFAKAGADIISVHAESSSTIHLHRTLGQIKDLGKQAGVVLNPASPLELIQYVLDLVDLVLIMSVNPGFGGQSFIPAVVPKIRQLRALCDERGLDPWIEVDGGIKASNAWQVIEAGANAIVAGSAVFKAKDYGEAIRAIRHSRRPELVTV, encoded by the coding sequence ATGACTCAGCCGTCAGCAGCTTCTGGGCAAAAGCCGATCGTCGTCGCCCCCTCCATCCTTTCAGCCGATTTTAGCCGCTTGGGGGAAGAAGTGCGGGCGGTGGACGAGGCAGGGGCCGACTGGATCCACGTGGATGTGATGGATGGCCGCTTTGTGCCCAACATCACCATCGGCCCGCTGGTGGTAGAAGCCCTGCGCCCGGTTACGGCCAAGCCTCTGGATGTCCACCTGATGATTGTGGAGCCGGAAAAGTATGTGGCCGACTTTGCCAAGGCGGGGGCCGATATCATCTCCGTTCACGCCGAGTCCAGCTCCACCATTCACCTGCACCGCACCCTCGGACAAATCAAGGATCTGGGCAAGCAAGCAGGCGTGGTGCTCAACCCCGCCAGCCCCCTGGAGCTGATCCAGTACGTGCTGGATCTGGTGGATCTGGTGTTGATCATGAGTGTCAACCCTGGCTTTGGCGGGCAGAGCTTCATCCCGGCGGTGGTGCCCAAGATTCGCCAGTTGCGAGCCCTGTGCGACGAGCGCGGCTTGGATCCCTGGATTGAAGTAGATGGCGGCATCAAGGCCAGCAACGCCTGGCAGGTGATCGAGGCGGGGGCCAACGCCATCGTGGCTGGCTCAGCCGTGTTCAAGGCCAAGGACTACGGGGAAGCCATTCGTGCCATTCGCCACAGCCGCCGCCCCGAGCTGGTAACGGTTTGA
- the secF gene encoding protein translocase subunit SecF, with amino-acid sequence MTAQELSPTDPAVGSRRSLDYRFDIVGRSRLWFSLSLAVLLVGLVSMAFSLASLGTPLRLGLDFAGGTLLDLRFEQPVTTDELRRALQEHDLGTSIIQLDTQTGQEALIRMPPLTEQERLAVEATLRQQIGPFERKLVETVGPTVGRLLLRSGLVAVLISFGLIVVYLALRFQWDYAVFAIVALLHDVVLTTGLFALLGLTVGMEVDSLFLVALLTIIGFSVNDTVVIYDRIRENLRLVSRKVSFAEVVNLSLNQTFARSLNTTLTTMLPLVAIAIFGGATLKGFAIALLIGFSLGVYSSIFIASPLLVWWRQRRYGANRDPNPLPSGAEG; translated from the coding sequence ATGACAGCTCAAGAGCTATCCCCCACCGATCCGGCAGTGGGATCCCGGCGGTCGCTTGACTACCGCTTCGACATCGTGGGTCGCAGCAGGCTGTGGTTTAGCTTGTCTCTGGCAGTGTTGCTGGTGGGGCTGGTCAGCATGGCTTTTTCCCTGGCCTCTCTGGGAACCCCCCTGCGGCTGGGGCTGGATTTTGCCGGCGGCACCTTGTTGGATCTGCGTTTTGAGCAGCCTGTCACCACCGACGAGCTGCGGCGGGCTCTGCAGGAACATGACCTGGGAACCAGCATCATCCAACTGGACACCCAGACGGGCCAAGAAGCCCTGATCCGCATGCCCCCTTTGACGGAGCAGGAGCGCCTGGCGGTAGAAGCCACGCTGCGGCAACAGATAGGCCCTTTTGAGCGCAAGCTGGTGGAGACGGTAGGCCCGACGGTGGGGCGTCTGCTCTTGCGCTCCGGCCTTGTGGCGGTGCTCATCTCCTTTGGGCTCATTGTGGTGTATCTGGCCCTGCGCTTCCAGTGGGATTACGCAGTGTTTGCCATTGTGGCCTTGCTGCACGATGTGGTGCTGACAACAGGTCTGTTTGCCCTTTTGGGCCTGACGGTGGGCATGGAGGTGGACAGCCTGTTTTTGGTGGCGCTGCTAACCATCATTGGCTTTTCCGTCAACGACACAGTGGTTATCTACGACCGCATCCGGGAAAATCTGCGTCTGGTCAGCCGCAAGGTCAGCTTTGCCGAGGTGGTGAACCTGTCGTTGAACCAGACTTTTGCCCGCTCTTTGAACACCACCCTGACGACGATGCTGCCCCTGGTGGCCATTGCCATTTTTGGGGGAGCCACCCTGAAGGGGTTTGCCATTGCTTTGCTCATCGGCTTCAGCTTGGGGGTTTATTCCAGCATCTTCATCGCCAGCCCCCTGCTGGTGTGGTGGCGGCAGCGGCGCTATGGCGCCAACAGGGATCCCAATCCCCTGCCTTCCGGCGCAGAGGGGTAG